A window from Triticum aestivum cultivar Chinese Spring chromosome 6D, IWGSC CS RefSeq v2.1, whole genome shotgun sequence encodes these proteins:
- the LOC123143924 gene encoding FBD-associated F-box protein At5g18780, whose amino-acid sequence MERERRRAAGWEDRISELPDALRLQILSLLPLKCAIRTGALSSRWRDLWEQRWPVPSSLRLRVPPGPSGAAGAQAQLAAVDRRGRRRVDVFSLAFHAGQLTQADLKRCVDYAAACGVEDLQLRLDGGGARGARGGQRRAGALAVHFPVGSPLLARLSVRGLHLTASANAMVATLEVIHLHSVSITDAALRRVVAACPCLRDLELRYCRHLRRIDFTTVGAANLRSLTVVDCSRTTELRVPAAPRLRSFRFSGPFLCSNLFSGVGDSFQDLYLCSGGPEAGLPPTNLPSAVPHLANITTLTICSIALQYVSASLATILKETNLRRLKELQLLMFGMANSNLADIFSFLKTCSCPQLERLFVQLPTNTHDSFTRNYLDVAEEEQPEDGLENLRLAKMTNFKGHHNEMRLLDFLLTKASCLKKLFLVAPKEDHPQGLRKIQPDVLPLSRKAEILERASAGTQIVFSGPDSSHAQPLHSEVFIRF is encoded by the exons atggagcgggagcggcggcgcgcggcggggtgGGAGGACCGCATCTCGGAGCTCCCGGACGCGCTGCGCCTGCAGATTCTCAGCCTGCTGCCGCTCAAGTGCGCCATCCGCACCGGCGCGCTCTCCTCGCGGTGGCGGGACCTCTGGGAGCAGCGCTGGCCGGTGCCCTCCTCGCTGCGCCTCCGCGTCCCGCCGGGCCCCTCGGGCGCGGCGGGGGCCCAGGCGCAGCTCGCGGCCGTCGaccggcgcgggcggcgccgggTCGACGTCTTCTCCCTCGCCTTCCACGCGGGCCAGCTCACGCAGGCCGACCTCAAGCGCTGCGTCGACTACGCCGCGGCCTGCGGCGTCGAGGACCTGCAGCTCCGCCTCGATGGCGGCGGCGCCCGCGGCGCGCGCGGGGGCCAGCGCCGCGCCGGCGCGCTCGCCGTGCACTTCCCCGTCGGGAGCCCGCTCCTGGCGCGCCTCTCGGTGCGCGGGCTCCACCTCACGGCCTCCGCCAACGCCATGGTCGCCACGCTCGAGGTCATCCACCTCCACTCCGTCTCCATCACCGACGCCGCGCTGCGCCGGGTCGTCGCCGCCTGCCCCTGCCTCCGCGACCTCGAGCTCCGCTACTGCCGCCACCTACGCCGCATCGACTTCACCACCGTCGGGGCCGCCAACCTCAGGAGCCTCACCGTCGTGGACTGCTCCCGCACCACCGAGCTGCGGGTCCCGGCGGCGCCCCGCCTCCGCTCGTTCCGGTTCAGCGGCCCCTTCCTCTGCAGCAACCTTTTCTCTGGCGTCGGTGACTCTTTCCAGGATCTCTACCTCTGCTCGGGCGGGCCAGAGGCCGGCTTGCCGCCCACCAATTTGCCCTCGGCGGTTCCTCACCTTGCCAACATCACCACCCTCACCATATGCAGCATTGCCCTCCAG TACGTGTCTGCGTCACTGGCCACCATCCTCAAGGAGACCAATCTCCGCAGGTTGAAGGAGCTTCAATTGCTCATGTTCGGGATGGCCAACTCCAATCTCGCAGACATTTTTAGCTTCCTCAAGACCTGTTCCTGTCCTCAGTTGGAGAGGCTCTTCGTGCAG CTACCAACAAACACCCATGATTCATTCACGAGGAATTACTTGGACGTGGCAGAGGAAGAACAGCCTGAAGACGGATTAGAAAACCTTCGGTTGGCCAAGATGACAAACTTCAAGGGGCATCACAATGAGATGCGTCTGCTGGACTTTCTGCTGACAAAGGCCAGTTGCCTTAAGAAATTGTTCCTGGTTGCTCCTAAAGAGGATCACCCACAAGGGCTAAGAAAGATTCAGCCAGATGTGCTGCCCCTTTCTCGAAAGGCAGAAATTCTTGAAAGAGCTTCAGCAGGCACCCAGATAGTTTTCAGTGGGCCTGATAGTTCTCACGCTCAGCCATTGCACTCGGAAGTCTTCATCAGATTTTAG